One genomic segment of Streptomyces niveus includes these proteins:
- a CDS encoding ABC transporter ATP-binding protein — translation MGIGGRAKARETGVSRLAAHELTLAYDDRTVVHDLELAVPDGRVTVIVGPNACGKSTTLRALGRLLKPKSGSVLLDGAELASIPTRRIAQSIGLLPQSPVAPEAITVADLVSRGRQPHQRWWQQWSEEDERAVTDAMARTDVTELAERSVDELSGGQRQRVWIAMALAQETDLLLLDEPTTFLDIAHQVEVLDLVRRLNHEQGRTVVIVLHDLNQAARYADHLVAMKEGRIVAEGAPGEVVTAELVREVFGLESVVVPDPVTGSPLVVPGAPYRPGAGD, via the coding sequence ATGGGTATCGGTGGCCGGGCGAAGGCGCGGGAGACCGGCGTGAGCCGGCTCGCGGCCCACGAGCTGACGCTCGCCTACGACGACCGCACGGTCGTCCACGATCTCGAACTGGCCGTCCCCGACGGCCGGGTGACCGTGATCGTCGGCCCCAACGCGTGCGGCAAGTCGACCACGCTGCGCGCGCTCGGGCGGCTGCTGAAGCCGAAGAGCGGTTCGGTGCTGCTGGACGGCGCGGAGCTGGCGAGCATCCCGACACGGAGGATCGCGCAGTCGATCGGTCTGCTGCCGCAGTCGCCGGTCGCGCCCGAGGCGATCACCGTCGCCGATCTGGTCTCGCGCGGGCGCCAGCCGCATCAGCGCTGGTGGCAGCAGTGGTCGGAGGAGGACGAGCGGGCCGTCACGGACGCGATGGCGCGCACGGACGTGACCGAGCTGGCCGAGCGGTCGGTCGACGAACTGTCGGGCGGGCAGCGGCAGCGCGTATGGATCGCGATGGCGCTGGCGCAGGAGACGGATCTGCTGCTGCTGGACGAGCCGACGACGTTCCTGGACATCGCGCACCAGGTGGAGGTCCTCGACCTGGTGCGCCGCCTCAACCACGAGCAGGGCCGCACGGTCGTGATCGTGCTCCACGACCTCAACCAGGCGGCGCGGTACGCCGATCACCTGGTGGCCATGAAGGAGGGCCGGATCGTCGCGGAGGGCGCTCCGGGCGAGGTCGTCACGGCGGAGCTGGTACGGGAGGTCTTCGGCCTCGAATCGGTGGTGGTCCCGGACCCGGTGACGGGGTCACCACTGGTGGTCCCGGGGGCGCCGTACCGACCGGGGGCCGGGGATTAG
- a CDS encoding VanZ family protein, with translation MERTGGRGTARGVDGSGNATSSWSTSWGGAVLRVVILAVALLLLVGFAAVLAELTLTPSPASSEIAGSNLQPGHSLRQYAEDYTFLAACKQVGGNVLMGAPFGLLLPVLVPRRFRMLRVVALTAVMMTVVELAQGAIVEGRAFDVDDVIMNTSGAFLAYLLLGRRLSHRFHTLGFRSLEAQARREREREEVRAAERRERAAEKKARRAGVSTGTHTTGRAPWTERVRSAVKREPVAPKKPAAPAKRTTPKKTPAKTAAKATAKVTGRKTTTAKKPAAKKTTTAKKTPPVKKTPK, from the coding sequence ATGGAACGGACGGGTGGGCGGGGCACCGCCCGTGGGGTGGACGGCTCGGGGAACGCGACGTCGTCCTGGAGCACATCGTGGGGCGGAGCCGTGCTGCGGGTGGTCATTCTGGCCGTCGCGCTCCTGCTGCTCGTGGGGTTCGCGGCCGTTCTGGCGGAGTTGACGCTCACACCGTCACCCGCGTCGTCGGAGATCGCCGGGTCCAATCTCCAGCCGGGGCACTCGCTGCGCCAGTACGCCGAGGACTACACCTTCCTCGCGGCCTGCAAGCAGGTCGGCGGCAACGTGCTGATGGGCGCCCCGTTCGGGCTGTTGCTGCCGGTGCTGGTGCCGCGCAGGTTCCGGATGCTGCGGGTGGTGGCGCTGACCGCGGTCATGATGACCGTGGTGGAGCTGGCGCAGGGCGCGATCGTCGAGGGCCGGGCCTTCGACGTGGACGACGTGATCATGAACACGAGCGGTGCGTTCCTCGCGTACCTGCTGCTCGGGCGCCGGTTGAGCCACCGTTTCCACACGCTGGGGTTCCGCTCGCTGGAGGCGCAGGCCCGGCGCGAGCGGGAGCGCGAGGAAGTGCGTGCGGCGGAGCGGCGCGAGCGGGCGGCGGAGAAGAAGGCCCGGCGCGCGGGTGTGAGCACGGGTACGCACACGACCGGTCGCGCGCCGTGGACCGAGCGCGTGCGGTCCGCGGTGAAGCGCGAGCCCGTGGCGCCGAAGAAGCCGGCGGCTCCGGCGAAGAGGACGACGCCGAAGAAGACCCCGGCCAAGACGGCTGCCAAGGCGACGGCCAAGGTGACTGGCAGGAAGACCACGACCGCGAAGAAGCCCGCGGCGAAGAAGACCACGACCGCGAAGAAGACCCCGCCGGTGAAGAAGACTCCGAAGTAG
- a CDS encoding glycosyltransferase 87 family protein — MTVRSLLAVGALALSLTALTAFTALCPAQYALIAQPIPVAERFAVTEWRLPATSPPFAAILFVPATWLPVATLKAVVVVGNVLLLALLIRLSWRFATRRPAMTTATAAAPAPATAPVPVPVPLPVLVAAGLWLEPVFRTVLHGEISLALACLILWDLTRPDHALGKGFAIGIAAGVELTPALFIAYLLLTGRPGDVRAGLTALASLIGTMLLGALVLPRSSLDFWTLRVFETSRPGEASSADNQSLQGLFARALHTPEPGVGWAAACVVITFAGLWLARRAVVRAGHGKWGVPAIALTALLVSPVSWSHHWVWCVPLLAVLLAEGRWRTAAVVALVFSARTFLLVPHEGWAELQLSWWQQVLASPYPLLALAVLAALAYAAYRHHHRHRRRRTAVGQLAAVRPLPLPQLPASNSSASTMR, encoded by the coding sequence GTGACTGTCCGGTCACTCCTCGCAGTTGGCGCACTCGCCCTGTCGCTGACCGCGCTCACCGCATTCACCGCGCTCTGCCCGGCCCAGTACGCCCTGATCGCCCAGCCGATCCCCGTGGCCGAGCGGTTCGCGGTCACCGAGTGGCGACTGCCCGCCACCTCGCCGCCGTTCGCCGCGATCCTGTTCGTCCCGGCCACCTGGCTCCCGGTCGCCACGCTCAAGGCCGTTGTCGTCGTGGGCAACGTGCTGCTTCTCGCCCTGCTCATCCGGCTGTCCTGGCGATTCGCCACCCGGCGCCCCGCCATGACCACCGCGACCGCCGCTGCCCCCGCCCCCGCGACTGCCCCCGTCCCCGTCCCCGTCCCTCTTCCCGTACTCGTCGCCGCCGGGCTGTGGCTCGAACCGGTCTTCCGGACCGTCCTCCACGGCGAGATCAGCCTCGCGCTGGCCTGCCTCATCCTCTGGGACCTGACACGGCCGGACCACGCGCTCGGCAAGGGCTTCGCCATCGGGATCGCGGCGGGCGTCGAGCTGACCCCCGCCCTCTTCATCGCCTATCTGCTGCTCACGGGCAGGCCCGGCGACGTACGCGCCGGGCTCACCGCCCTCGCGTCGCTCATCGGCACGATGCTGCTCGGCGCCCTCGTCCTCCCCCGCTCCAGCCTCGACTTCTGGACGCTACGGGTCTTCGAGACCAGCCGTCCGGGGGAGGCGTCGAGCGCCGACAACCAGTCCCTGCAAGGGCTGTTCGCCCGCGCGCTGCACACGCCCGAGCCGGGCGTCGGCTGGGCGGCCGCCTGCGTCGTCATCACGTTCGCCGGCCTGTGGCTGGCGCGAAGGGCCGTCGTGCGGGCGGGACATGGGAAATGGGGCGTGCCGGCCATCGCGCTGACAGCGCTGCTCGTCTCACCGGTCAGCTGGTCCCACCACTGGGTGTGGTGCGTGCCGTTGCTGGCCGTCCTGCTCGCGGAGGGCCGGTGGCGTACGGCGGCGGTGGTCGCCCTGGTCTTCTCGGCGCGGACCTTCCTCCTCGTACCGCACGAAGGCTGGGCGGAGCTTCAACTGTCCTGGTGGCAGCAGGTGTTGGCGTCCCCGTATCCGCTGCTGGCACTCGCGGTGCTCGCGGCCCTCGCGTACGCCGCGTACCGCCACCACCACCGCCACCGCCGTCGTCGGACGGCCGTCGGACAGCTCGCGGCCGTCCGTCCGCTTCCGCTCCCTCAGTTGCCGGCCAGCAACTCGTCGGCGTCCACGATGCGGTAG
- a CDS encoding helicase C-terminal domain-containing protein, with protein sequence MSERTGGTPPRTLAEALRTRDDDALAALLRTRPDLLSPVPNDLSQLATRAGTRASVMRALERLDRFTLQSAEALAASTDPAPYEALLALMTGDEGDARVEAALPRAVAALREQALIWGADDRLRLVRTAREILAPSPSHPSPTGLGPTVAEATAGMSPGRIQEIITTAGLPSTHDPVSAVAALAGLFTDRTRMAALLDTAPPEALTVLDRLVWGPPYGEITSKPAPPVQWLRDHGLLLPTSTRTVVLPREAALHLRGGRAHRAAEPEPPAILPHPSTASAASAATSRPQVVDSAAAAQAYTALETIEELAKEWNEGGPNVLRAGGLSVRDLKRTATALDVTEPVAAFWVELAYAAGLLAADGEADERYAPTPAYDQWPDLPPAERWARLATAWLGATRTAGLVGGQDSKGRTLAALGPDLDRGAAPEVRRHVLDLLASLPAGTAPDPESVLARLRWERPLRGAAAGRPEDLRARIAAWTLNEAEMLGVTGRGALSSHGRALIAQDAGAGGSGGSGGAMGAFPKPASRAATGADLPAAGLHAARALAPHLPEPLDHVLLQADLTAVAPGPLLRPLAETLSVIADIESRGGATVYRFTPASVRRALDAGQSASDLHAFLAAHSRTPVPQPLSYLIDDMARRHGHLRIGAASAYVRCDDEAVLDEILADRRSQGLRLRRLAPTVLAAQADPTTLLDGLRTMGLAPAAESAEGDVLVTRAHAHRTPPRTPPAPVPDGPPVPAPTLLGAAVRAIRAGDQAATVVRKTLPEPAGAAAPARGDLPRTTSAETLATVQAAALTGSALWIGYVNAEGAASQRVIAPVRVEGGFVTAYDHTADEVRTYPLHRITGVSELADDPA encoded by the coding sequence GTGTCCGAACGAACCGGCGGAACGCCACCGCGTACGCTCGCGGAGGCCCTGCGCACCCGCGACGACGACGCGCTGGCCGCTCTGCTGCGCACGCGTCCCGACCTGCTGAGCCCCGTACCGAACGACCTCAGCCAGCTCGCAACCCGGGCAGGCACCCGCGCCTCCGTGATGCGCGCGCTGGAGCGGCTGGACCGTTTCACGCTCCAGAGCGCCGAGGCGCTGGCGGCATCGACCGACCCCGCGCCGTACGAGGCCCTGCTCGCCCTGATGACCGGCGACGAGGGTGACGCGCGCGTCGAGGCCGCCCTGCCGCGCGCCGTCGCCGCGCTGCGGGAACAGGCGCTGATCTGGGGCGCGGACGACCGGCTGCGGCTGGTCCGTACGGCCCGCGAGATCCTGGCCCCGTCCCCCAGCCACCCCTCCCCGACCGGTCTCGGCCCGACCGTCGCCGAGGCCACGGCGGGGATGTCGCCCGGCCGGATCCAGGAGATCATCACCACCGCCGGTCTGCCGTCCACGCACGACCCGGTCTCGGCGGTCGCCGCGCTGGCCGGGCTCTTCACCGACCGCACCCGTATGGCGGCGCTGCTCGACACCGCCCCGCCGGAGGCGCTGACCGTTCTCGACCGGCTGGTGTGGGGGCCGCCGTACGGCGAGATCACCTCGAAGCCCGCGCCGCCCGTGCAGTGGCTGCGCGACCACGGGCTGCTGCTGCCGACCTCCACGCGCACCGTCGTGCTGCCCCGCGAGGCCGCGCTGCATCTGCGCGGGGGCCGCGCGCACCGCGCCGCCGAGCCGGAGCCGCCGGCGATCCTGCCGCACCCCTCGACGGCGTCGGCGGCCTCGGCGGCCACCAGTCGTCCACAGGTTGTGGACAGCGCGGCGGCCGCGCAGGCGTACACCGCGCTGGAGACGATCGAGGAGCTGGCCAAGGAGTGGAACGAGGGCGGCCCGAACGTCCTGCGCGCCGGCGGTCTCTCCGTACGCGACCTCAAGCGCACCGCCACCGCGCTGGACGTCACCGAGCCCGTGGCCGCCTTCTGGGTCGAACTCGCCTACGCGGCAGGGCTGTTGGCGGCGGACGGCGAGGCGGACGAACGGTACGCGCCGACGCCCGCCTACGACCAGTGGCCCGACCTGCCCCCGGCCGAACGGTGGGCCAGGCTGGCCACGGCCTGGCTCGGCGCCACCCGCACGGCGGGCCTCGTCGGCGGCCAGGACAGCAAGGGCCGTACGCTCGCCGCGCTCGGCCCCGACCTGGACCGCGGCGCAGCGCCGGAGGTACGGCGCCATGTACTGGACCTGCTCGCGAGCCTCCCGGCGGGCACCGCGCCCGATCCGGAGAGCGTGCTCGCCCGGCTGCGCTGGGAGCGGCCGCTGCGCGGTGCGGCGGCCGGCCGGCCCGAGGATCTGCGGGCGCGCATCGCCGCGTGGACCCTGAACGAGGCGGAGATGCTGGGCGTGACCGGCCGCGGCGCGCTGTCGTCGCACGGCCGCGCGCTGATCGCCCAGGACGCCGGGGCGGGCGGGTCAGGCGGGTCAGGCGGGGCGATGGGCGCGTTCCCGAAACCGGCCTCCCGGGCGGCCACCGGCGCGGACCTCCCGGCCGCCGGTCTGCACGCCGCCCGCGCCCTCGCGCCCCACCTCCCCGAACCCCTCGACCATGTCCTCCTCCAGGCCGACCTCACCGCCGTCGCCCCCGGGCCGCTGCTGCGTCCGCTCGCCGAGACCCTGTCCGTGATCGCCGACATCGAGTCGCGGGGCGGCGCCACCGTCTACCGCTTCACGCCCGCGTCCGTACGGCGCGCGCTGGACGCCGGACAGTCCGCGTCCGACCTGCACGCGTTCCTGGCGGCCCACAGCCGGACGCCGGTACCGCAGCCGCTCAGCTATCTCATCGACGACATGGCGCGCCGCCACGGGCATCTGCGGATCGGCGCCGCGTCGGCCTACGTGCGCTGCGACGACGAGGCCGTCCTGGACGAGATCCTGGCCGACCGGCGCTCTCAGGGCCTGCGGCTGCGCCGCCTGGCGCCCACGGTCCTCGCGGCCCAGGCCGACCCGACGACGCTGCTGGACGGGCTGCGCACGATGGGTCTCGCACCGGCCGCCGAGTCCGCAGAAGGCGACGTGCTGGTCACCCGCGCCCACGCGCACCGGACCCCGCCGCGTACGCCCCCGGCCCCCGTGCCGGACGGTCCGCCCGTGCCCGCGCCGACACTGCTCGGCGCGGCGGTACGGGCGATCCGGGCCGGTGACCAGGCGGCGACCGTCGTACGCAAGACGCTCCCCGAACCGGCCGGGGCGGCGGCGCCGGCACGCGGCGACCTGCCCCGCACCACGTCGGCCGAGACCCTGGCGACGGTCCAGGCCGCCGCGCTGACGGGCTCGGCCCTCTGGATCGGCTACGTGAACGCGGAGGGCGCGGCGAGCCAGCGGGTGATCGCGCCCGTGCGGGTCGAGGGCGGCTTCGTGACGGCGTACGACCACACGGCGGACGAGGTCCGCACATATCCGCTGCACCGCATCACAGGCGTCTCGGAACTGGCGGACGACCCGGCGTAG
- a CDS encoding nitroreductase/quinone reductase family protein: protein MPTSFNESVIEEFRANEGKVGGPFEGGNLLLLTTTGARSGTARTTPLGYVRHGGSLLLVASNLGAPDHPAWYRNLLAHPVVGVEIGTSAYQALAIPAEGARRDELFAHVLREAPGYGDYQAATTRTLPVVVLEPAVPDDGSPREVRTLADKILEVHDQLRLQLGLVTADVDAHFAALAAHEGPGEPPSPSLGLQIRQRCLAFCQALEFHHTSEDGHLFPGMAHYHPHLTDVFDRLRAEHRTVARIQEGLVALLADIGAADPPRFRAELARMTTELTAHLDYEEEKILPLVADVPWPPGTP, encoded by the coding sequence ATGCCCACATCGTTCAATGAATCCGTCATCGAGGAGTTCCGCGCCAACGAGGGGAAGGTCGGCGGTCCCTTCGAAGGCGGGAACCTGCTCCTGCTGACCACCACAGGCGCGAGGTCGGGGACCGCCAGGACAACCCCGCTCGGGTACGTCCGCCACGGCGGCTCGCTCCTGCTCGTCGCCTCCAACCTCGGCGCCCCCGACCACCCGGCCTGGTACCGCAACCTGCTCGCCCACCCCGTGGTCGGCGTCGAGATCGGCACCAGCGCCTACCAGGCACTCGCGATCCCGGCCGAAGGGGCAAGGCGCGACGAGCTGTTCGCGCACGTACTACGCGAGGCTCCCGGATACGGCGACTACCAGGCCGCGACCACCCGCACCCTGCCGGTCGTGGTGCTGGAGCCCGCCGTGCCCGACGACGGGAGCCCGCGCGAGGTGCGGACCCTCGCCGACAAGATCCTGGAGGTCCATGACCAACTGCGCCTCCAGCTGGGGCTGGTGACCGCCGATGTCGATGCGCACTTCGCCGCGCTCGCCGCCCACGAGGGTCCCGGCGAGCCGCCGTCGCCAAGTCTCGGGTTGCAGATCCGGCAGCGCTGTCTGGCGTTCTGCCAGGCGCTGGAGTTCCACCACACCAGCGAGGACGGGCACTTGTTCCCCGGGATGGCCCACTACCACCCGCATCTGACCGATGTCTTCGACCGGCTCCGCGCCGAACACCGCACGGTCGCCCGCATCCAGGAGGGGCTGGTGGCGCTGCTGGCGGACATCGGCGCCGCGGATCCGCCGCGATTCCGGGCGGAGTTGGCGCGGATGACGACGGAACTGACCGCGCACCTCGACTACGAGGAGGAGAAGATCCTTCCCCTCGTGGCGGACGTGCCGTGGCCGCCGGGCACGCCCTAG
- a CDS encoding FecCD family ABC transporter permease, translating into MSTATAGRKPATKGAGVRGVRPAGYSLVRTRLGTRRVSFLVHRRAAAVACALAVLLSLVCVAYLSVGESFVAPAEVLKVILGQPSSDELVVGTLRLPRMVVGLLVGAAFGVSGALIQTVARNPLASPDIIGVTQGASALTVFAMTYGITSFTVLPYLSVTGGMVAAVLVYVFAWRGGLHATRFVLIGIGFAIALRSLTTLFMTKGDYLVAQQAQVWMTGSLNGRGWDEAAPLGWVLLILLPAVAWAAYAQRTVSMDDGTATALGVRLGHVRLGLVLLGVVLASVATGTAGPVDFVALLAPQIARRMTRTAQIPLLCSALLGAVIVVLADLFARKLFAPTELPVGVLTAAIGAPYLIWLIIRSRTAGAGA; encoded by the coding sequence ATGAGTACGGCCACAGCCGGCCGGAAACCGGCCACCAAGGGCGCCGGGGTGCGGGGGGTGCGGCCCGCCGGATACTCGCTCGTACGCACCCGGCTGGGCACCCGGCGCGTGTCGTTCCTCGTGCACCGGCGCGCGGCGGCCGTCGCCTGCGCCCTCGCGGTGCTGCTCTCGCTGGTCTGCGTCGCCTACCTCAGCGTCGGCGAGAGCTTCGTCGCCCCCGCCGAGGTCCTGAAGGTGATCCTCGGACAGCCGTCGTCGGACGAATTGGTCGTCGGCACGCTGCGGCTGCCGCGCATGGTGGTCGGTCTGCTGGTCGGCGCCGCCTTCGGTGTCTCCGGCGCGCTCATCCAGACCGTCGCCCGCAACCCGCTCGCCAGCCCGGACATCATCGGTGTCACACAGGGCGCGAGCGCGCTGACGGTCTTCGCGATGACGTACGGCATCACGTCGTTCACCGTCCTGCCCTACCTCTCGGTCACGGGCGGCATGGTGGCCGCCGTGCTCGTGTACGTCTTCGCCTGGCGCGGCGGGCTGCACGCCACCCGCTTCGTCCTCATCGGCATCGGCTTCGCGATCGCGCTGCGCTCGCTCACCACGCTCTTCATGACGAAGGGCGACTATCTGGTCGCCCAGCAGGCCCAGGTGTGGATGACCGGCTCGCTCAACGGCCGCGGGTGGGACGAGGCCGCACCGCTCGGCTGGGTGCTGCTGATCCTGCTGCCGGCGGTGGCGTGGGCGGCGTACGCCCAGCGCACGGTGTCGATGGACGACGGGACCGCCACGGCGCTCGGCGTACGCCTGGGGCATGTACGGCTCGGGCTCGTCCTGCTCGGCGTGGTGCTGGCCTCTGTCGCGACCGGGACCGCGGGGCCGGTGGACTTCGTCGCGCTGCTCGCCCCGCAGATCGCGCGGCGGATGACGCGTACGGCGCAGATCCCGCTGCTCTGCTCCGCGCTGCTCGGCGCGGTGATCGTCGTACTCGCCGACCTCTTCGCGCGCAAGCTGTTCGCGCCCACCGAACTGCCCGTGGGCGTGCTCACGGCCGCGATCGGTGCCCCGTATCTGATCTGGCTGATCATCCGCAGCCGTACCGCAGGAGCTGGAGCATGA
- a CDS encoding DNA repair helicase XPB: protein MNGPLIVQSDKTLLLEVDHEQADACRRAIAPFAELERAPEHIHTYRLTPLGLWNARAAGHDAEQVIDALVAFSRYPVPHALLVDVAETMARYGRLTLSKHPTHGLVLTSTDRPVLEEILRSKKVQPLVGARIDPDTVAVHPSERGQIKQTLLKLGWPAEDLAGYVDGEAHAIELDEREWSLRPYQKQAVEGFWHGGSGVVVLPCGAGKTLVGAGAMAQAKATTLILVTNTVSARQWKHELIRRTSLTEEEIGEYSGTRKEIRPVTIATYQVLTVRRKGVYPHLELFDSRDWGLIVYDEVHLLPAPVFKFTADLQARRRLGLTATLVREDGRESDVFSLIGPKRFDAPWKEIEAQGYIAPADCVEVRVNLTDSERLAYATAEQEEKYRFCATTATKRKVTEALVRKHKGEQTLVIGQYIDQLDELGEHLDAPVIKGETSNAQREKLFEAFRQGEISVLVVSKVANFSIDLPEATVAIQVSGTFGSRQEEAQRLGRVLRPKADGHEARFYSVVARDTIDQDFAAHRQRFLAEQGYAYRIVDADELLAGN, encoded by the coding sequence GTGAACGGACCCCTCATCGTCCAGAGCGACAAAACGTTGCTGCTGGAGGTGGATCACGAGCAGGCCGACGCCTGCCGGCGGGCCATCGCGCCCTTCGCCGAGCTGGAGCGGGCGCCCGAGCACATCCACACGTACCGGCTGACACCGCTCGGGCTGTGGAACGCGCGGGCCGCCGGGCACGATGCCGAGCAGGTCATCGACGCGCTCGTGGCGTTCTCGCGCTACCCGGTACCGCACGCGCTGCTCGTGGACGTCGCCGAGACCATGGCCAGGTACGGGCGGCTCACGCTGTCCAAGCACCCCACCCACGGGCTCGTGCTGACCAGCACCGACCGGCCGGTCCTGGAGGAGATCCTGCGGTCGAAGAAGGTCCAGCCGCTCGTCGGCGCGCGGATCGACCCGGACACCGTCGCCGTGCACCCCTCCGAGCGCGGGCAGATCAAGCAGACGCTGCTGAAGCTGGGCTGGCCGGCGGAGGACCTGGCCGGGTATGTGGACGGCGAGGCGCACGCCATCGAGCTGGACGAGCGCGAGTGGTCGCTGCGGCCGTATCAGAAGCAGGCCGTCGAGGGCTTCTGGCACGGCGGGTCCGGGGTCGTCGTGCTGCCGTGCGGGGCGGGCAAGACGCTCGTCGGCGCGGGCGCGATGGCGCAGGCGAAGGCGACGACGCTGATCCTCGTCACCAACACCGTCTCCGCCCGCCAGTGGAAGCACGAGCTGATCAGGCGCACGTCCCTGACCGAGGAGGAGATCGGCGAGTACAGCGGTACGCGCAAGGAGATCCGCCCGGTCACGATCGCGACGTACCAGGTCCTCACGGTCCGCCGTAAGGGCGTCTATCCGCATCTGGAGCTGTTCGACTCCCGCGACTGGGGTCTGATCGTCTACGACGAGGTGCATCTGCTGCCCGCGCCCGTCTTCAAGTTCACCGCCGACCTCCAGGCGCGGCGCCGGCTCGGGCTGACGGCCACGCTCGTACGGGAGGACGGCCGCGAGTCGGACGTCTTCTCGCTCATCGGGCCGAAGCGTTTCGACGCGCCGTGGAAGGAGATCGAGGCGCAGGGCTACATCGCGCCCGCGGACTGTGTGGAGGTACGGGTCAATCTCACCGACAGCGAGCGTCTGGCGTACGCGACGGCCGAGCAGGAGGAGAAGTACCGCTTCTGCGCGACGACGGCGACCAAGCGCAAGGTGACGGAGGCCCTGGTCCGTAAGCACAAGGGCGAGCAGACGCTGGTCATCGGCCAGTACATCGACCAGCTCGACGAGCTGGGCGAGCATCTGGACGCTCCGGTGATCAAGGGCGAGACGAGCAACGCGCAGCGGGAGAAGCTGTTCGAGGCGTTCCGGCAGGGCGAGATCTCGGTGCTCGTCGTGTCGAAGGTCGCGAACTTCTCGATCGATCTGCCGGAGGCGACGGTCGCCATCCAGGTGTCGGGCACGTTCGGCTCCCGGCAGGAGGAGGCGCAGCGGCTGGGCCGGGTGCTCCGGCCGAAGGCGGACGGCCACGAGGCGCGCTTCTACTCGGTGGTCGCCCGCGACACGATCGACCAGGACTTCGCGGCGCACCGCCAGCGCTTCCTCGCTGAGCAGGGGTACGCCTACCGCATCGTGGACGCCGACGAGTTGCTGGCCGGCAACTGA